Genomic segment of bacterium:
ATCCGGATGCTCGAAGTCACCAGTGTCACCCACGATGACCTGGACCCCTCGGCGTTTAAAGTCGTCACGAACGATGGGATCGCCCGGTGCTGGACCCTGATCCTGGCTGCGGGTAACACTGCCCGTCGGCTCGATGCGCCTGGCGCGGATGAGTTCTTCGGCCGTGGGGTCTCCACCTGTGCTGTCTGCGATGGCGCGTTTTATCGGAATCGCCCCGTAGCAGTGGTTGGCGGCGGTGACAGCGCTCTGGAAGAGGGGCTCTTCCTGACCCGCTTCGCCTCGGAGGTCCACATCATTCATCGACGGGATGAGTTTCGCGCGGAGAAAATCTTTGTCCGTGAAGCGCAGGAACATCCGAAGATTCAGCTGCATCTGAATCGGGTGGTGGCGGAGGTTCGGGGGGAGGAGACGGTTAAAAGTCTGCAACTCATCGACACGCTGACCCAGCAGCCCGCAGAGGACCTGCCCGTCGATGGCGTCTTCATTTACATCGGCTCGACCCCGAACTCCGGGATCGTGCAGCTCCCCATCGACCGGGACAGCGCGGGTTACATCATCGCGAACAAGCGGACCCAGACCAGCATCGCGGGCTGCTTTGCAATCGGCGATATTGTCTCCGGGTCCCGTCGTCAGGTCGCGATCAGCGTCGGCGAAGGCTGCGTGTCAGCGCTGGAGGCGGAGGCGTATCTCACGGAGCTGCGCCGCCATCAGCAGCCCTCGACGTCAGTGGCGGCGGAATAGGGCACAAAGGTCGCTGTCGTGGACCCCGCATCCATTGATCATGGTCTCCGCAGATTGCTGGATGCTGCCAGCAACCGGACTCGTGAGGGCCTGCGGGTGCTGGAAGATCTGGCGCGCTTCGTTTGGGACGACCCAGTCCTTGTCGAAGCGGCGAAGTCTCTGCGTCACGATGTCACCACAGCAGTCCAGCGACTCGAAGCGCAGACCGGTCCGCTGATTCATGCGCGGGATACGGTCGCGGATGTCGGGACCTCCCTCACAACACGTACCGAAGCGGCGCGCGCCGATGCCAGTGCTCTGGTACGGGCGAATGCCGGCCGTGCCGAAGAGGGGCTCCGCTCCCTCGAGGAGGCGGTCAAGCTCCTTGATGGCGCGCTGGCTGGAGAATTCAAAGCCCTGCGGTATCGGGCGTACACCCTGGAAGCAGCAGCGCTCCAATGCGCTGAGGGGCGCCACGATGGCTAAAACCAAACGGTGGGGCGACTTCCAGTTTCCGGGGCTGTACTACATCCACACCTTTGCCGGAGTCGGCAAAGAGGAGCGGACCGGGCTCTATCGCACCTGCATGGATGCAGTCCTGGGGGGGTGCCGACTGATCCAGCTCCGCCTCAAAGGTCCCTTCGGACCCACAGTATCCGAAATCCTCCGCCTGATGATCGCGGACTTCGATGGGAGCGACGCCCGGTTTCTGATGAACGACCGGGCGGAATGGGCGATGGCGGTCGGAGCCCATGGTGTGCATGTCGGCGAAGAGGGCGACTCCACCGTGGCAGAAGCGCGGCAACTGCTCGGTCCTCAGGCACTCATCGGAGCCACCACGAAAACTCCCGCACAGCTGGCCGCAGCGCTGTCCGCCGATGTCGACTACGTTTCATGGGGAGCATTGTTCGGGTCCTCAACGAAGCCTGAAGCCATCCCTGGCAGCCTGGAAGGGATCGCGACGCTCAAAACGCAGTTGCCAGAAGCGGTGCGACTCTGTGTTATCGGGGGGATCACCGAAGAACGGATCCCGCAGGTGATGAGGCAGCCGGGAGTCGACCTGATCGCGGTTGGGGCGGCCATCCAGCGGGCTACTGATCCCGAACTGGCCACGCTGAAGCTTGTCGATGCCATTCGACTGGCGACTCCGCCGTCCTGATGCCCGCGCTCAGGCTGCGATAATGCGACTGTGTCCACAGAGCCGCAGACCACCATCCAGATCACCCTGAACGGGGAAACGCGTCAGATTCCCGTGAGTCTGACCATCGCCGGGCTGTTCGAGCTCCTCCAAATGTCGCCTGAGGCCATCATTGTCGAGCGGAATCAGACCGTAGTGCCCCGGAGTACGTTCGCAACACTGACGCTGGAGCCTGGCGATCGCATCGAGCTGATGCGACTCATCGGTGGCGGCTGAGAAGCAAATTTGCGCGGTTTGTCGCCCCGCTGTTGCCTGGGTTGGTTAGAATCGGAATGTGACCTGGCCTGCATTGCCCGATATCCGACCCCTCGCCATCGCCCATCGCGGCGCGAGTGAGGAGCTACTTGAAAACACCCTGCCTGCGATTGAGCGCGCTATCGAGCTCGGGGCCGAAGGGGTGGAGATCGACGTCCAGCTCTCCCGGGATGGCCAGGTCATGGTCTTTCACGATGCCGACCTGACCCGTCTCGCCGGGGACTCGTCGCTGGTCCGCAACCTGGATGCTGCCGCTTTGCAGGAAATCGCGCTTCGGGATCCGGTGGACCCAACGCGGCGGATCTATCACATGCCGACCCTCCGGGAGGTTCTGGCCTGCTGCTATGGTCGGGCCCAGGTGGATGTGGAGCTCAAGACCGATCATCCGGATCTGGTATCGGCGGTGTTACATGAGATTCGGGATGCCGATTTCGTGGACTACACCTACCTGACCTCTTTTAATCCACACTACCTGAAGCGACTGGCAGAACTGGCACCGGACATCTGGATCGGCTCACTTATCGCGATGGAGGAGCAGTTCGGCGAACTGTTGGAGAGCCCCTACCCGGGGGCCTGTATTCCCCTCTGGCTCGCTGATGAGGCGCGGGTCAACCAGTTGCGGGAACGACAAAAGACGGTGGTCGTCTGGACCGTCAACAACCTCGACGACATCTATCGGTGCCTCGAGCTTGGTGTCGACGCTGTCGTCAGCAATCATCCTGAGCGGGTCCTCCAGGCGCGTGACACCTTCCAGGGGGAGGGCTGATGCCGCTGCATCGTCTGCCACAGGCGATCATTTTCGATCTCTTCGGTACTCTCGTGGAAGAATTCGACACCGCGGCGATCGCCCAGCTCATGCACGACTGCTATTTGCGCGTGACCGCCGACCCGCTCTTCGCCCCCATCCGGGGCGTCCCCCCGGAGCATTTCGCGGACGCGATGAAGTTTCAGTATCAGTCCCGGTACCGTGCTGCGGCCCAGGGTGATGCCAGGTCGCCGCAGGTGGCCCATGCCATCGCCGACATGCTGGTACGGATAGCGCCAGGGGTCGAGTTTCCGCCCGAAGCGATTCCCCGTTTCATCGAGCACTACGGCGCGGTTGAGCGCCTGGTGCCGTTTCCGGAAACCCTGGAGGTGCTCCGGACCTGCCGGAGTTGGGGACTCCAGACCGCGTTGCTGTCCAATGTCTTTTTCCCGGGGGCAATCTATGAGCGCCAGTTAGCGGACCTCGGGCTCAATGACTGGCTGTCGCCTCGTTGTTTCTCGGCGGACATGCCGTACATGAAGCCGCATCCCGAAGCATTCCGCTTCGTCGCTGATGCGCTGCATCTGGCCCCGGGGGATTGTCTGATGATCGGCGACCGGGTTGATCTCGATATCAAAGGCGCAGTAGCCGCTGGAATGCCCGCGGTCCTCATTGGCCAGTCTGTGGCAGCCGACCATCCTGAGGTCCCCGTGGTCGCTTCGTTGGGCGATCTGTTGCCATTGCTGGAGAAGGCGGGCGAGTACACTCCTGCCGGAGCTGAGTAGCCCTCCGCCCCAGGAGATCCCGTCATGACCGCTGATCGTCCATTCCAGGTCGGCCCTTACACCTTCACCAGTCGCCTCATCGTCGGGACTGGCAAGTTCGCCGACTTCCCCACCATGCAGGCCGCTCACGACGCTTCTGGCGCGGATCTCGTGACCGTGGCCATCGGACGAGTGGACCTCACCCAGCGCGAAAGCATCCTCGACTTCATTGACCGCAAGCGCATGACGCTCCTTCCGAATACCGCCGGAGCCTATACCGTGGAAGAAGCCGTCCGGCTGGCACGTCTGGCCCGCTCGGCGGGAGTAGGGGACCTGATCAAGGTCGAGGTACTGGGAGATCCCGACACCCTGCTGCCGGATGTGGTGGGCACCATTGAGTGCACCCGCATCCTGGCTCGCGAAGGTTTCATTCCCATGGTTTACACCTCGGATGACCCCATCGTGGCGCGTCAGCTGGAAGCGTCTGGGGCGGCGGCCATCATGCCGCTGGCGAGCATGATCGGTTCCGGGCAGGGGTTCTACGACCTCACGGGGATCCGCCTGATTCGCGCCCAGACGAGTTTGCCGGTGATAGTCGATGCCGGCCTGGGAGTCCCCAGCGATGCGGCCATCGCGATGGAACTCGGCGCGGATGCGGTGCTGGTGAACACCGCGATTGCGAAAGCCACGGACCCTGTGGCGATGGCCCAGGGGTTCCGCCTGGCAGTCGAAGGGGGACGTCTTGGCTACCTCGCCGGACGCATACCCCGCAGCGAGAAGGGCCAGGTGTCGAGCGTCGGCGCAGGCTTCGGAAGCTGATATCCCAATGCTGAAGCTGCAGATCGAAGGGGGACGACTGAAGGGGGCGATCGTGCATGTCGCACACTCCCCATCCATTCGTCCCACTCTGGCACGGGTCCGGGAAGCGGCCTTCAACGCCTGGCAGTTTCAGGTACCGGGGAGTCTGTTCATCGATGGCTTCGCTGGCAGCGGACTCATGGGGCTGGAAGCCTGGTCCCGGGGGGCCGAGCGCATCATCGCCATCGAGCAGGACCCGCTGGCGGTCCGCCGAATGCGGGAAGCCGTGCGCCGATTAGGCGGCGAAAGAAATGTGCGTCAGGAACTGGAGCGCGCCTGGTCGGTGCGCCAGGGAAGCGTGGAGAAGGAAGTCCTCGCCCTGGCAGCAGAAGGGGTCCAGGCGGACCTCATCTATCTCGACCCGCCGTACCACTATGCCGGACTCAGTGATCTCATCACCCTGATCCTGGATATCGACCTTCTGCGCCCGGGTGGCGAGTTGATGATCGAATGCGCCGACCGCGATACGGTCCGGCTCCCACCGCCAGATTTCCTCACGGGTGGGCACTTTTCCCGGGAACATCGGCATGGCGGTACCCGGCTGGTCCGGTACGAAGCGGATGAACGTCCGGAAGCCGTTCCCGGGTGAGCCTCGTACAATAGAGCCATGCCCCCGCCGCTGACCATTACTTCTCATGCGATCGCTCAGTTTGCTGAGCATGTGGCCCCGCTCCCGGAGTCAGAGGTGCGGGAACTGTTCAATCGGGTGCACCGGGAACAGGTGCTGCTGACAGCTCAGGATCCCAAGTATCCCGAGACACCGTTCTTCTGGGGGACCCTGAACGGCCGGGACTTTGCCCTCGCCATTGGCCCTGATCGGGCGATTCCCGGGGGGCACTACGTCGCAACCACTATCGGTTTGGGACACCTGGAGCGGATCCTGAGGTCCCGTCGCGCCCGACAACAGAGTGTGCGGCTGGAATCATCAGGCAAACCAGGCGCAGGGCTCACGAACCGGCCGTTCCAGGAACTGGCCGCGACTGTGCGGGAAGTGGATGTCGACTGGCCGGAGGAGGGGAGTCAGTCCCTGACCTGGAAGCAGACGCCGATGCCCGGCCAAACACAAGCCTGGGCGCAGATCTGGCGCTGGCTGGAACTCCTAAGCGGCGTCAAAGTCGTACGACTGGAGTGCAATCCGCTGGCTGATCCGCCGGGCTGGTGGGCGACGCTGCGACAAGGACAACGAGAGCCGCTGATCTTCGTGGGGTCCAGCCCGATGGCGGAGCTGTACATCCTCGACCAGCCGGCACAGATCATCTCTTTTCCTGACCCGCTGGTTGCCGGGCGGCTGCGGGTCGTCCCGCTCCCTGCCGGTCGGGGACATCAGACGGGCCTCCCCGAAGAAGCGCGGGAAGCACCACTGATGTCCGTCAGTGGTAATCAGCAGCGACGGTTGCCGGTCCGGGCGCTGTATCCGGGGACCTTCGACCCGATCACCAAAGGCCACCTACACCTCCTGAGCCGCGCCTGCCAGTTGTTCGATACGGTCGTCATCGCCGCTGCCGACAATGCCGAAAAGTCGACCGTCTTTTCCCTGGAGGAGCGGCTGGCATTGGTGCAACAGGAAGTCGAAGGGTCCGGACTGACGGGGGTTGAGGTCACCAGTTATCGGGAGCTGACGGTTGATTTTGCTGTGGCGCAGGGCTGTCAGGTCATAGTCCGGGGCCTGCGGGCGGTGTCCGACTATGAGTATGAAGTGCAGATGGCGATCATCAACCGCAACATCGCGCCTCAGGTCGATACAGTCTTTCTCATGGCGGATCAGGACCACAGCTTTATTTCTTCCTCTATCATTAAGGATATCCTGATGCACGGTGGGGGGGTCGACCGGGTCGTCGGGATGGTTTCACCGGCCATCGCTGCCGAGCTCCGGCAGCGGTTGCTGGGGGCTGAAGCAGCGGTGATGGAGCCCTGATCCGGTTGGGGTCCGGAGGGCGCAGGCTTGACAAACAGGCGCAGACCAGTTAGGTTTCTCCTTCTGTCGATTACCTTCGCGAAAGCAAGGGGTCCGTACCGTGCCACTGCCTAAGTACAAGCACTCGAAGTCCAACACCCGGACCCGTCGCGCGGCCTGGCTGAACAGCCTCCGTGCTCCGGCGATGCAGCGGTGTGCCAAGTGCGACACGCCCAAGCTCTCGCACCGGGCCTGCCCGGTCTGCGGGTTTTACAACGGACGCCATGCGCCGCAGGTGAAACGCGCCCGCGCGTAGTTTCTGTCCGGCAGTCTTTTCGTCTATCACGTTCCCATCGGATCTCGCAGGAGCACACGTCATGGCCGAGTTCGCCGCTCTCAAAGAAATCATTGTCAAGCAGCTCGGAGTCCCCGAGGAGAAAGTGAAGGAAGAGGCCAGCATCCAGGAAGATCTGGGAGCGGACAGCCTCGATGTGGTTGAACTGATCATGGCGATCGAGGAAAAGTTCGGCCTGAACATCGAGGACGATCAGGCGCAGGGCTTCGCGACGGTTGGCGACGTCTGGAAGTTCCTGAACAACAACGGCGTGAATTAGTCGGTCGCCGGCGCACCGGCGGCGTTGGAATCCACAGATGCCCGGGGGAACGGTGAAGAAGCACCGTCGCCCGGGCATCGGCATTCGCGCCAGCATCACCAGCGAGCGACCAGTCGCCGCGATCCTGCGAAAGAGCCCGTCATGGCCAAGCCCGTGGCTCCCCATCCGCTTCAGTTCTCTGCCGACTGGCACGCCAGCCTCCTTGTTCTGCTTGCCCGCTGGGGCATCACTCCCAAAAACATCCGGCACTATCAGCGCGCTTTTACGCACTCTTCGGCGGTCGACAACCAGGCGGAATCGTACGAGCTGTACGAGTTCATGGGCGATGCCATGATCGATGTGGTGGTGATTGAAGAACTGGTGCGTCGCTATCCCCAGGAGCTTGTTGGTGCGCTGGCGAAGGCGAAGAGTCAGGCGGTCTCCATGCATGAGCTAGCCCGCCTCAGCCAGGAACTCCAGCTGGAGGGACTGCTGCAACTGGATCTGCGGGGACATGGCCGAACACGTGGGATTTCTGAGGGGATTCAGGCCGACATCTATGAATCGCTGGTAGGCGCAGTCTATCTGGACCGGGGGTATGCCGCAGCGAAAAGGGTGCTGAAAGACACCCTGCGTGGGGTGCTGCAGGTGGATCTCGAAGCCCGCCAGGC
This window contains:
- the trxB gene encoding Thioredoxin reductase, encoding MTDQAVILAPNGEQYWDTIIIGGGPGGMGAALYSARALMSTLLLDRTVLGGALLLTEHIANYAGFPEGVGGFELAQRMEQQIRNYDVDIRMLEVTSVTHDDLDPSAFKVVTNDGIARCWTLILAAGNTARRLDAPGADEFFGRGVSTCAVCDGAFYRNRPVAVVGGGDSALEEGLFLTRFASEVHIIHRRDEFRAEKIFVREAQEHPKIQLHLNRVVAEVRGEETVKSLQLIDTLTQQPAEDLPVDGVFIYIGSTPNSGIVQLPIDRDSAGYIIANKRTQTSIAGCFAIGDIVSGSRRQVAISVGEGCVSALEAEAYLTELRRHQQPSTSVAAE
- the thiE_1 gene encoding Thiamine-phosphate synthase, yielding MLEDLARFVWDDPVLVEAAKSLRHDVTTAVQRLEAQTGPLIHARDTVADVGTSLTTRTEAARADASALVRANAGRAEEGLRSLEEAVKLLDGALAGEFKALRYRAYTLEAAALQCAEGRHDG
- the thiE_2 gene encoding Thiamine-phosphate synthase encodes the protein MAKTKRWGDFQFPGLYYIHTFAGVGKEERTGLYRTCMDAVLGGCRLIQLRLKGPFGPTVSEILRLMIADFDGSDARFLMNDRAEWAMAVGAHGVHVGEEGDSTVAEARQLLGPQALIGATTKTPAQLAAALSADVDYVSWGALFGSSTKPEAIPGSLEGIATLKTQLPEAVRLCVIGGITEERIPQVMRQPGVDLIAVGAAIQRATDPELATLKLVDAIRLATPPS
- the glpQ gene encoding Glycerophosphodiester phosphodiesterase; the protein is MTWPALPDIRPLAIAHRGASEELLENTLPAIERAIELGAEGVEIDVQLSRDGQVMVFHDADLTRLAGDSSLVRNLDAAALQEIALRDPVDPTRRIYHMPTLREVLACCYGRAQVDVELKTDHPDLVSAVLHEIRDADFVDYTYLTSFNPHYLKRLAELAPDIWIGSLIAMEEQFGELLESPYPGACIPLWLADEARVNQLRERQKTVVVWTVNNLDDIYRCLELGVDAVVSNHPERVLQARDTFQGEG
- the gph gene encoding Phosphoglycolate phosphatase, which produces MPLHRLPQAIIFDLFGTLVEEFDTAAIAQLMHDCYLRVTADPLFAPIRGVPPEHFADAMKFQYQSRYRAAAQGDARSPQVAHAIADMLVRIAPGVEFPPEAIPRFIEHYGAVERLVPFPETLEVLRTCRSWGLQTALLSNVFFPGAIYERQLADLGLNDWLSPRCFSADMPYMKPHPEAFRFVADALHLAPGDCLMIGDRVDLDIKGAVAAGMPAVLIGQSVAADHPEVPVVASLGDLLPLLEKAGEYTPAGAE
- the thiG gene encoding Thiazole synthase; the encoded protein is MTADRPFQVGPYTFTSRLIVGTGKFADFPTMQAAHDASGADLVTVAIGRVDLTQRESILDFIDRKRMTLLPNTAGAYTVEEAVRLARLARSAGVGDLIKVEVLGDPDTLLPDVVGTIECTRILAREGFIPMVYTSDDPIVARQLEASGAAAIMPLASMIGSGQGFYDLTGIRLIRAQTSLPVIVDAGLGVPSDAAIAMELGADAVLVNTAIAKATDPVAMAQGFRLAVEGGRLGYLAGRIPRSEKGQVSSVGAGFGS
- the rsmD gene encoding Ribosomal RNA small subunit methyltransferase D, which produces MLKLQIEGGRLKGAIVHVAHSPSIRPTLARVREAAFNAWQFQVPGSLFIDGFAGSGLMGLEAWSRGAERIIAIEQDPLAVRRMREAVRRLGGERNVRQELERAWSVRQGSVEKEVLALAAEGVQADLIYLDPPYHYAGLSDLITLILDIDLLRPGGELMIECADRDTVRLPPPDFLTGGHFSREHRHGGTRLVRYEADERPEAVPG
- the coaD gene encoding Phosphopantetheine adenylyltransferase codes for the protein MPPPLTITSHAIAQFAEHVAPLPESEVRELFNRVHREQVLLTAQDPKYPETPFFWGTLNGRDFALAIGPDRAIPGGHYVATTIGLGHLERILRSRRARQQSVRLESSGKPGAGLTNRPFQELAATVREVDVDWPEEGSQSLTWKQTPMPGQTQAWAQIWRWLELLSGVKVVRLECNPLADPPGWWATLRQGQREPLIFVGSSPMAELYILDQPAQIISFPDPLVAGRLRVVPLPAGRGHQTGLPEEAREAPLMSVSGNQQRRLPVRALYPGTFDPITKGHLHLLSRACQLFDTVVIAAADNAEKSTVFSLEERLALVQQEVEGSGLTGVEVTSYRELTVDFAVAQGCQVIVRGLRAVSDYEYEVQMAIINRNIAPQVDTVFLMADQDHSFISSSIIKDILMHGGGVDRVVGMVSPAIAAELRQRLLGAEAAVMEP
- the acpP gene encoding Acyl carrier protein, with amino-acid sequence MAEFAALKEIIVKQLGVPEEKVKEEASIQEDLGADSLDVVELIMAIEEKFGLNIEDDQAQGFATVGDVWKFLNNNGVN
- the rnc gene encoding Ribonuclease 3, with the translated sequence MAKPVAPHPLQFSADWHASLLVLLARWGITPKNIRHYQRAFTHSSAVDNQAESYELYEFMGDAMIDVVVIEELVRRYPQELVGALAKAKSQAVSMHELARLSQELQLEGLLQLDLRGHGRTRGISEGIQADIYESLVGAVYLDRGYAAAKRVLKDTLRGVLQVDLEARQAEDFKSRLQERVQSLFKEVPTYEVVTTSGPDHEKTFRVVASFRGVPLAQGRGRSKKEAEQDSARKTLAQFQRYFVAFLPAATE